The genome window AATGTAAGCGATGACTTCGATTCCATTAGTAAGACGAACCTTTGCCACCTTACGGATAGCGGAATTCGGCTTTTTAGGTGTGCGTGTCATGACCTGGACACAGACGCCGCGGCGGAATGGATTAGCGCGAAGTGCTGGTGACTTCGTCTTCTCCTTCTGCACAATACGCGGATTGCGGACGAGTTGATTAATTGTAGGCATTGAAAATATGAATCGCTGGATTTTGAGAAAGACGGCGAAAGTAGCGTTTTGAAAAAGCTGTGCAAGGATTATTCTTGCATTTTTTTCGGCGTCAAAATCGCGATAATCTAAGATTGAATTTGTGAGTGATAAAAAGAGGCGAGCGAATCAAGATCCGCTCGCCTCTGTAAAAGATTGA of Lentimonas sp. CC4 contains these proteins:
- the rpsL gene encoding 30S ribosomal protein S12, with amino-acid sequence MPTINQLVRNPRIVQKEKTKSPALRANPFRRGVCVQVMTRTPKKPNSAIRKVAKVRLTNGIEVIAYIPDEGHNLQEHSIVLVRGGRVKDLPGVRYHIVRGTLDCVGVEKRRRSRSKYGVKKPKS